The Brachybacterium huguangmaarense genome contains a region encoding:
- a CDS encoding pyruvate dehydrogenase, whose product MARITLAQLLVTQLRDMGVERIYGLVGDSLNPVVDAVRTTKGIEWVHVRNEEAAAFAAGAEARLTGRLAVCAGSCGPGNTHLIQGLYDANRDGAPVLAIASHIPSDKIGTGFFQETHPEALFQEASQFCEMVNSGPHGATLLHVAAQTAIAKKGVSVLVLPGDVADQEVPGPLTKHLATDLGAVAPAAGPVDELASMIDAANRVMLFAGAGVRGAREETLRLAEQVHAPIGHAFGGKEWIQYDNPFDVGMSGLLGYGACYEAMHGADLVILLGTDFPYSEFLPSEKGIAVVQIDEDASRLGRRVPLDLAVHGDVALTLQAVLEKITPKKSRRYLDDMLKKHHKALTGVVSAYTRNVERMKPIHPEFVASTLDELADDDAVFTVDTGMCNVWGARYITPNGKRRVFGSFHHGTMANALPQAIGASAAFPGRQVISMSGDGGLGMLMGELLTVRLHDLNTKILVFNNSSLGMVKLEMLVEGIPDYETDHASVDFAAIAEGAGIPSVRITDPKRLKKDLGHALSRKGPVLIDVVTDPDALSMPPKITSQQIRGFATSATKVVLGGGVGKMVDMAAANVRNIPR is encoded by the coding sequence ATGGCACGCATCACCCTTGCCCAGCTCCTCGTCACCCAGCTCCGCGACATGGGCGTCGAGCGCATCTACGGCCTCGTCGGAGACTCGCTCAACCCGGTCGTCGACGCCGTGCGCACGACCAAGGGCATCGAGTGGGTCCACGTCCGCAACGAGGAGGCGGCCGCGTTCGCCGCGGGCGCCGAGGCGCGCCTGACCGGCCGGCTGGCCGTGTGCGCCGGATCGTGCGGCCCCGGCAACACCCACCTGATCCAGGGCCTGTACGACGCCAACCGCGACGGCGCACCCGTCCTCGCGATCGCGTCGCACATCCCGAGCGACAAGATCGGCACCGGCTTCTTCCAGGAGACCCATCCCGAGGCGCTGTTCCAGGAGGCCTCGCAGTTCTGCGAGATGGTCAACTCCGGCCCGCACGGCGCGACGCTCCTGCACGTCGCCGCCCAGACCGCGATCGCCAAGAAGGGCGTCTCGGTGCTCGTGCTGCCCGGCGACGTCGCCGACCAGGAGGTCCCCGGGCCCCTCACCAAGCATCTCGCGACCGACCTCGGCGCGGTCGCTCCCGCCGCCGGGCCCGTCGACGAGCTCGCCTCGATGATCGACGCCGCGAACCGCGTGATGCTGTTCGCCGGTGCGGGCGTGCGCGGCGCCCGCGAGGAGACCCTGCGCCTCGCCGAGCAGGTCCACGCGCCGATCGGCCACGCCTTCGGCGGCAAGGAGTGGATCCAGTACGACAACCCCTTCGACGTGGGCATGAGCGGCCTGCTCGGGTACGGCGCCTGCTACGAGGCGATGCACGGGGCGGACCTCGTGATCCTGCTCGGCACCGACTTCCCGTACAGCGAGTTCCTGCCGTCGGAGAAGGGCATCGCGGTGGTCCAGATCGACGAGGACGCCTCGCGGCTGGGACGTCGCGTGCCCCTCGATCTCGCGGTCCACGGCGACGTGGCCCTCACGCTCCAGGCCGTGCTCGAGAAGATCACCCCGAAGAAGAGCCGCCGCTACCTCGACGACATGCTCAAGAAGCACCACAAGGCGCTCACCGGCGTGGTCTCGGCGTACACCAGGAACGTCGAGCGGATGAAGCCGATCCATCCCGAGTTCGTCGCGAGCACGCTCGACGAGCTGGCCGACGACGACGCGGTGTTCACCGTCGACACGGGCATGTGCAACGTGTGGGGCGCCCGGTACATCACCCCGAACGGCAAGCGGCGCGTGTTCGGGTCCTTCCACCACGGCACGATGGCCAACGCGCTCCCGCAGGCCATCGGCGCCTCGGCCGCGTTCCCGGGCCGGCAGGTGATCTCGATGTCCGGCGACGGCGGCCTGGGCATGCTGATGGGCGAGCTGCTGACCGTGCGCCTGCACGACCTGAACACCAAGATCCTCGTGTTCAACAACTCGAGCCTGGGCATGGTCAAGCTCGAGATGCTCGTCGAGGGCATCCCCGACTACGAGACCGACCATGCCTCCGTGGACTTCGCGGCGATCGCCGAGGGCGCGGGCATCCCGTCGGTGCGGATCACCGATCCCAAGCGGCTCAAGAAGGACCTGGGCCACGCGCTGTCCCGCAAGGGGCCGGTGCTGATCGACGTCGTGACCGACCCTGACGCCCTCTCGATGCCCCCGAAGATCACCTCCCAGCAGATCCGTGGCTTCGCGACCTCGGCCACCAAGGTCGTGCTCGGCGGCGGCGTCGGCAAGATGGTCGACATGGCCGCCGCGAACGTGCGCAACATCCCCCGCTGA
- a CDS encoding efflux RND transporter periplasmic adaptor subunit, whose amino-acid sequence MEAVRRYVFPLIWMVILAVIAAALAKMAFFSSSSADDGPGASPAAEVDQYATVAVARGDISSSIDLSATVTPDDGTPLKASDAGEISTLWVRNGDHVVEGDKILQVRVPREEDPVPAAAADPAGADAAAATSTAPAEVRYRYLTLKAGSDGTIRDLAVLKGQTLAIGDPVATISPGTYAIVADLTPEQQLRLLDQQITATAALPDAADPVPCQAPAIEEDDPSQDDASTASQPVMDPYTGEVSTPQESQAALRCPVPDGTKIVPGLSVTVTVDLGTASGVLTVPITAVEGDGTAGTVYVLDEETGEPTAQKVTLGKRSEDTVEVTEGVEEGTQVLQYVPGVDSDDPNMGVW is encoded by the coding sequence ATGGAAGCGGTGCGCCGGTATGTGTTCCCTCTGATCTGGATGGTGATCCTGGCGGTCATCGCCGCAGCCCTCGCGAAGATGGCGTTCTTCTCGTCGTCCTCGGCCGACGACGGGCCCGGCGCCTCGCCCGCCGCCGAGGTCGACCAGTACGCCACCGTCGCCGTCGCCCGGGGCGACATCTCCTCCTCGATCGATCTGAGCGCGACGGTCACGCCCGACGACGGCACGCCGCTCAAGGCGAGCGACGCCGGGGAGATCTCGACGCTCTGGGTCCGCAACGGCGACCACGTGGTCGAGGGCGACAAGATCCTGCAGGTCCGGGTGCCCCGTGAGGAGGACCCTGTGCCTGCGGCGGCCGCCGATCCGGCGGGAGCGGACGCTGCGGCGGCCACGTCGACCGCCCCCGCCGAGGTCCGGTACCGGTACCTGACCCTCAAGGCCGGCAGCGACGGCACCATCCGCGACCTCGCGGTGCTCAAGGGGCAGACCCTCGCGATCGGCGACCCGGTCGCGACCATCTCGCCCGGCACCTACGCGATCGTCGCGGACCTGACCCCCGAGCAGCAGCTGCGGCTGCTCGACCAGCAGATCACCGCGACGGCCGCGCTGCCCGACGCCGCCGATCCGGTGCCGTGCCAGGCCCCGGCGATCGAGGAGGACGACCCCTCCCAGGACGACGCGAGCACGGCCTCCCAGCCCGTCATGGACCCCTACACGGGCGAGGTCTCGACGCCCCAGGAGTCCCAGGCGGCGTTGCGCTGCCCGGTGCCGGACGGGACCAAGATCGTGCCCGGGCTGTCGGTGACCGTCACGGTCGATCTCGGCACCGCCTCCGGCGTGCTGACGGTCCCGATCACGGCCGTCGAGGGCGACGGCACGGCCGGCACGGTGTACGTCCTGGACGAGGAGACGGGCGAGCCGACGGCGCAGAAGGTGACCCTGGGCAAGCGAAGCGAGGATACCGTCGAGGTCACCGAGGGCGTCGAGGAGGGCACGCAGGTGCTGCAGTACGTGCCCGGCGTCGACTCCGACGATCCCAACATGGGGGTCTGGTGA
- a CDS encoding ABC transporter ATP-binding protein, with amino-acid sequence MPPLLELRGLTRSVRLPDRRSLDILRGIDLVVRSGEHVSVVGRSGSGKTTLLNLLGLIDRPTSGSLLFDGLDVTRLSDRRRAHLRGASVGFVFQQFNLLDGRTALENVMMPMLYGTARQFWRRERTAREMLDRVGLADRARSTPNRLSGGEQQRVAVARALVRRPRLILADEPTGALDVTTGEAVMALLDQIARDSGAALVTITHDLQVAALSDRSYLLDEGTLHAVDTDSARSALAGTGGIRTGREAVRTASPSTGSPASAPGGGA; translated from the coding sequence GTGCCGCCGCTGCTCGAGCTGCGGGGCCTGACCCGGTCGGTGCGCCTGCCCGACCGGCGCAGCCTCGACATCCTGCGCGGCATCGACCTCGTCGTGCGCTCCGGCGAGCACGTGTCCGTCGTCGGCCGCTCGGGCTCGGGCAAGACCACGCTGCTGAACCTGCTGGGCCTCATCGACCGCCCGACGTCGGGATCCCTCCTGTTCGACGGGCTCGACGTGACACGGCTGTCCGACCGGCGCCGGGCGCACCTGCGGGGCGCCTCCGTGGGCTTCGTGTTCCAGCAGTTCAACCTGCTCGACGGACGCACCGCCCTCGAGAACGTCATGATGCCGATGCTGTACGGCACGGCCCGGCAGTTCTGGCGGCGTGAGCGCACCGCACGCGAGATGCTCGACCGGGTGGGCCTGGCCGACCGCGCCCGCTCGACCCCCAACCGCCTCTCCGGCGGCGAGCAGCAGCGCGTGGCCGTGGCCCGCGCGCTCGTGCGCCGACCTCGACTGATCCTCGCCGACGAGCCGACGGGGGCTCTCGACGTCACGACCGGGGAGGCCGTCATGGCGCTGCTCGACCAGATCGCGCGCGACTCGGGCGCCGCCCTCGTGACCATCACGCACGACCTGCAGGTCGCCGCCCTCTCGGACCGCTCCTACCTGCTGGACGAGGGCACCCTGCACGCCGTCGACACCGACTCCGCGCGGTCGGCGCTCGCCGGCACGGGCGGCATCCGCACCGGACGCGAGGCCGTGCGAACCGCCTCCCCGAGCACGGGCTCGCCCGCGAGCGCGCCGGGAGGTGGCGCATGA
- a CDS encoding ABC transporter permease, translating into MTGLIASIVEAYGELRVNKGRILLSLIGVAFSVFALTAVLSGGGMLQQAIQQSTERFNGRSATIEVDASAASPDTDQATLDRTVLEQFDQLGITERTRELSGQLRLQTGSGVVFAGWRGVDPAWGEMHRTDVVAGRWFADSDQARLAPALVVDQTMYDMLGRPALGSETVDVVGEGGVTLPSVVIGVVPAQDSSGMYPALFSTAEAATAFPAGSGADGTMTTYFAWVPPEQADAVVSELNSRLANTPAGAFSSYRSDYNDELKVFSYIRWAIIGVALVILVLGAMGLVNIALVTIRYRVREIGIRRSYGATGMRVFVGVLMESVVATVIAGVVGVTAAVALVKAPFVTDFFHAAGLVDIPPFPTTAVLIGLLAATIVGVLAGALPALIATRIKVIDAIRS; encoded by the coding sequence ATGACCGGCCTGATCGCCTCGATCGTCGAGGCCTACGGCGAGCTGCGCGTCAACAAGGGGCGCATCCTGCTGTCCCTCATCGGCGTCGCGTTCTCCGTCTTCGCGCTCACCGCCGTCCTGAGCGGAGGCGGCATGCTGCAGCAGGCCATCCAGCAGTCGACGGAGCGGTTCAACGGACGATCCGCGACGATCGAGGTCGACGCCTCCGCCGCGTCACCGGACACCGACCAGGCGACGCTCGACCGCACCGTGCTCGAGCAGTTCGACCAGCTCGGCATCACCGAGCGCACCCGTGAGCTGAGCGGCCAGCTGCGCCTGCAGACCGGGTCCGGGGTCGTGTTCGCGGGATGGCGCGGCGTGGACCCCGCCTGGGGCGAGATGCACCGCACCGACGTGGTCGCCGGACGCTGGTTCGCCGACTCCGACCAGGCACGGCTGGCTCCCGCCCTCGTGGTCGACCAGACGATGTACGACATGCTCGGGCGTCCCGCCCTCGGCTCCGAGACCGTCGACGTCGTCGGGGAGGGCGGCGTGACGCTGCCCTCCGTCGTCATCGGCGTGGTGCCCGCCCAGGACTCCTCGGGCATGTACCCCGCGCTCTTCTCGACCGCCGAGGCCGCCACGGCCTTCCCGGCCGGGAGCGGGGCGGACGGCACCATGACCACCTACTTCGCGTGGGTGCCCCCGGAGCAGGCGGACGCGGTCGTCTCCGAGCTCAACAGCCGGCTGGCGAACACCCCCGCCGGCGCCTTCAGCTCCTATCGGTCGGACTACAACGACGAGCTCAAGGTCTTCTCCTACATCCGCTGGGCGATCATCGGCGTGGCCCTCGTGATCCTGGTGCTCGGCGCGATGGGCCTGGTCAACATCGCCCTCGTGACCATCCGCTACCGGGTCCGGGAGATCGGGATCCGCCGCTCCTACGGGGCGACCGGGATGCGCGTGTTCGTCGGCGTGCTCATGGAGTCGGTGGTCGCGACCGTGATCGCCGGCGTCGTGGGCGTGACCGCGGCGGTCGCGCTCGTCAAGGCGCCCTTCGTGACCGACTTCTTCCACGCCGCCGGGCTCGTGGACATCCCGCCGTTCCCCACCACCGCGGTCCTGATCGGCCTGCTCGCCGCCACGATCGTGGGCGTCCTCGCGGGGGCCCTGCCCGCCCTCATCGCGACCCGCATCAAGGTGATCGACGCGATCCGCAGCTGA
- a CDS encoding MFS transporter, producing the protein MSSAWASRTMSTKAVRSLIPARMDRLPWARFHTMVIVGLGAAWILDGLEAQIVAANGFAQDLDMTTPEITASATVYLVGQVLGALVFGRLTDRIGRKKLFAVTLIVYLVGSGLAGASFSMWFFYACRFIAGAGIGGEYSAINSAIDELIPAKYRGRVDLAVNGTYWGGVMLGAIATIFLLDGSLVDEHWGWRIGFFIGPVLGIALILLREHIPESPRWMLTHGHGDQAEEIIAGIEDDVRSTGHELAEVDDARAITVKPEEKLPFSKVAHVFFRVYPTRTILGVTLMVTQSFLFNAIFFTYEIVLGQFYDVPKASVGMYMIPFAAGNLLGPLLLGHFFDTIGRRKMIFATYSIAAVVLTVSAFLFQADVLTATTHTIFWCVAFFFASAGASSAYLTVSEIFPLEVRGQAISYFFSIAQISGAIAPLIYGLLIGDASSRTPLMWGYLGGSVIMLAGGIVALVLGVNAEGKGLEDVADPLSKQNAEEEGAVA; encoded by the coding sequence ATGAGCAGCGCGTGGGCGAGTAGGACCATGAGCACCAAGGCGGTGCGCAGCCTGATCCCGGCTCGCATGGACCGGCTCCCCTGGGCCCGGTTCCACACCATGGTGATCGTCGGCCTCGGGGCTGCCTGGATCCTCGACGGGCTCGAGGCCCAGATCGTCGCCGCCAACGGCTTCGCCCAGGACCTCGACATGACGACGCCGGAGATCACGGCGTCGGCCACCGTCTATCTCGTGGGGCAGGTCCTCGGCGCGCTCGTCTTCGGGCGCCTCACCGACCGCATCGGCCGCAAGAAGCTGTTCGCGGTCACCCTCATCGTGTACCTGGTCGGGTCGGGGCTGGCCGGGGCGTCGTTCTCGATGTGGTTCTTCTACGCGTGCCGCTTCATCGCGGGCGCCGGCATCGGCGGCGAGTACAGCGCGATCAACTCCGCGATCGACGAGCTCATCCCCGCCAAGTACCGCGGGCGGGTGGACCTCGCCGTCAACGGCACCTACTGGGGCGGCGTCATGCTCGGCGCGATCGCGACGATCTTCCTGCTCGACGGCTCGCTCGTCGACGAGCACTGGGGCTGGCGCATCGGCTTCTTCATCGGCCCCGTCCTCGGCATCGCCCTGATCCTGCTGCGCGAGCACATCCCGGAGTCCCCGCGCTGGATGCTCACGCACGGCCACGGCGACCAGGCCGAGGAGATCATCGCGGGCATCGAGGACGACGTGCGCTCGACGGGCCACGAGCTCGCCGAGGTCGACGACGCGCGCGCCATCACCGTCAAGCCCGAGGAGAAGCTGCCGTTCTCGAAGGTCGCGCACGTCTTCTTCCGCGTCTACCCCACGCGCACGATCCTGGGCGTCACGCTCATGGTCACCCAGTCGTTCCTGTTCAACGCCATCTTCTTCACGTACGAGATCGTGCTGGGCCAGTTCTACGACGTCCCCAAGGCCTCCGTCGGGATGTACATGATCCCGTTCGCGGCGGGCAACCTGCTGGGGCCCCTGCTGCTGGGCCACTTCTTCGACACGATCGGGCGTCGCAAGATGATCTTCGCGACCTACTCGATCGCCGCGGTCGTGCTGACCGTCTCGGCGTTCCTGTTCCAGGCCGACGTGCTCACCGCGACGACGCACACCATCTTCTGGTGCGTCGCGTTCTTCTTCGCGAGCGCGGGCGCCTCCTCGGCCTACCTGACCGTCTCGGAGATCTTCCCGCTCGAGGTGCGCGGGCAGGCGATCAGCTACTTCTTCTCGATCGCCCAGATCTCCGGCGCGATCGCGCCGCTCATCTACGGCCTGCTGATCGGCGACGCGTCCTCGCGCACCCCGCTCATGTGGGGCTACCTCGGCGGCAGCGTGATCATGCTGGCGGGCGGCATCGTCGCCCTCGTACTCGGCGTCAACGCCGAGGGCAAGGGCCTCGAGGACGTCGCCGACCCGCTGTCCAAGCAGAACGCCGAGGAGGAGGGGGCGGTCGCATGA
- a CDS encoding universal stress protein, which translates to MNDDATGRDASEGPMHGERGVAGAGVPTTTGRPHGFVVVGVSGSSGSPVALRWALDAARLRGLRLVAVRAYKVPSTAAGSVRPTPSRVADAPAVLEGAARDELEAHVRSALGADATEVELRAVRGGRRRVLLAASAGAAMLVVDAPRARELSGDPAFARSLIYRAPCPVVVMPPHVARTDPAAWVEGARTAR; encoded by the coding sequence ATGAACGACGACGCGACAGGACGCGACGCATCGGAGGGGCCGATGCACGGGGAGCGCGGGGTGGCGGGCGCCGGCGTGCCCACGACGACGGGACGCCCCCATGGTTTCGTCGTCGTGGGCGTGAGCGGCAGCTCGGGCTCCCCGGTCGCGCTGCGATGGGCGCTCGACGCCGCCCGCCTGCGCGGCCTGCGCCTGGTGGCGGTGCGCGCCTACAAGGTGCCCTCCACCGCGGCGGGCTCCGTGCGCCCCACGCCGTCCCGCGTCGCGGACGCCCCGGCGGTCCTGGAGGGCGCGGCGCGCGACGAGCTCGAGGCGCACGTCCGCTCGGCCCTCGGCGCCGACGCGACGGAGGTCGAGCTGCGGGCGGTACGCGGCGGACGGCGCCGCGTGCTGCTCGCCGCGAGCGCGGGAGCCGCGATGCTCGTGGTCGACGCGCCCCGGGCGCGGGAGCTGTCGGGCGATCCGGCCTTCGCGCGGAGCCTGATCTACCGAGCGCCGTGCCCCGTCGTCGTCATGCCGCCGCACGTGGCGAGGACCGACCCTGCCGCCTGGGTCGAGGGGGCGCGCACGGCGAGGTAG
- a CDS encoding CPBP family intramembrane glutamic endopeptidase, with amino-acid sequence MSAPRHPEPLRPDAGAGEAPTHGTAYHRLATLRPEWSRWWRPLLAVAVALVAYTIFASLLLVGTVVVLGLAGADLSIGRLLGDPTSPLDVFLQCGFAAIALPSALVGVRLGGWRPLDLLWSVAGRFRWSLLRGTASIVLLVFALVAALPLMLGDAHLAPGLSAGRIVAVIVLLVVLAPLQAAGEEVAFRGLGQQAVGTWLRHPAWAIVIPVPFALIGRGYSAQALLGAAVLGLACGYVAWKTGGMELPILLHLAVVGMTSLAALFGGPVAPQGPVTVIAIVATALVLGTLTDHRERTGSTQAVTRPADAPAPRLARV; translated from the coding sequence ATGAGCGCACCCCGGCACCCCGAACCCCTCCGTCCCGACGCCGGTGCAGGCGAGGCGCCGACCCACGGCACCGCCTACCATCGCCTCGCCACGCTCCGCCCCGAGTGGTCCCGCTGGTGGCGCCCCCTGCTCGCCGTCGCGGTCGCCCTCGTCGCCTACACGATCTTCGCGTCGCTGCTGCTCGTGGGCACGGTCGTCGTCCTCGGTCTGGCCGGGGCGGACCTCTCCATCGGACGACTCCTCGGCGATCCGACGAGCCCGCTCGACGTGTTCCTCCAGTGCGGCTTCGCGGCGATCGCCCTGCCCTCCGCCCTCGTGGGCGTGCGGCTGGGCGGCTGGCGCCCGCTCGACCTGCTGTGGTCGGTGGCCGGACGCTTCCGCTGGTCCCTGTTGCGCGGCACCGCGTCGATCGTCCTGCTCGTCTTCGCGCTCGTCGCGGCCCTGCCGCTGATGCTCGGCGACGCGCACCTCGCCCCCGGCCTCTCCGCCGGTCGCATCGTCGCCGTGATCGTGCTGCTCGTCGTGCTCGCCCCGCTGCAGGCGGCGGGGGAGGAGGTCGCCTTCCGCGGGCTCGGCCAGCAGGCCGTCGGCACCTGGCTGCGCCATCCGGCGTGGGCGATCGTGATCCCCGTGCCCTTCGCCCTGATCGGGCGCGGCTACTCCGCCCAGGCGCTCCTCGGCGCGGCCGTGCTCGGCCTGGCGTGCGGGTACGTGGCGTGGAAGACAGGGGGGATGGAGCTGCCGATCCTGCTGCACCTCGCCGTGGTCGGCATGACCTCTCTCGCCGCGCTCTTCGGCGGCCCGGTGGCCCCGCAGGGCCCGGTCACCGTGATCGCGATCGTCGCGACCGCCCTCGTGCTCGGCACCCTCACCGACCACCGCGAGCGCACGGGCTCGACACAGGCCGTGACCCGCCCGGCCGACGCCCCCGCGCCGCGCCTCGCGCGCGTCTGA
- a CDS encoding class II glutamine amidotransferase, which translates to MCRLFALSADSPVTARFWLLDAPHSLRDQSRYNADGTGIGWIDEEGAATVAKRPVAAYSSDRFERAATSLTARTMIAHIRLSSGTGSERENTHPFLMDGIITAHNGVLQVTDELRERVRSLGAGHLVQGSTDSEWMAALIAGEVAQRETARGLRRVAHEPAGPGEHDAEAEARDRALHDGLVAALGWIARHVPVYSVNLLVARDHHLYAVRLPATNELWVLDRDAGQGADAALEQESETMRAHSDDLRDVHSVVIASEPMDDDEGWRLLDPGELVHVDPDGHLTSEAPFGELAHPLRIEDLGLSAAASQAHDAAAKERAERRTALQGASEREAA; encoded by the coding sequence ATGTGCCGCCTCTTCGCCCTCTCCGCCGACTCGCCCGTCACCGCACGCTTCTGGCTGCTCGATGCGCCGCACAGCCTGCGGGATCAGTCCCGCTACAACGCCGACGGGACCGGGATCGGATGGATCGACGAGGAAGGCGCGGCCACGGTCGCCAAGCGCCCGGTCGCCGCGTACTCGTCGGACCGGTTCGAGCGCGCCGCGACGTCGCTCACGGCCCGCACGATGATCGCCCACATCCGCCTGTCCAGCGGCACCGGCTCCGAGCGCGAGAACACCCACCCGTTCCTCATGGACGGCATCATCACGGCCCACAACGGGGTGCTGCAGGTGACGGACGAGCTGCGGGAGCGGGTGCGGTCCCTCGGCGCGGGTCACCTCGTCCAGGGTTCGACCGACAGCGAGTGGATGGCCGCTCTCATCGCCGGCGAGGTCGCCCAGCGCGAGACCGCTCGGGGACTGCGGCGCGTGGCCCACGAGCCGGCCGGTCCCGGCGAGCACGACGCCGAGGCCGAGGCCCGGGACCGCGCCCTGCACGACGGCCTGGTCGCCGCGCTCGGCTGGATCGCCCGCCATGTGCCCGTGTACTCGGTGAACCTGCTCGTCGCCCGCGACCATCATCTCTATGCCGTGCGTCTTCCCGCGACCAACGAGCTGTGGGTGCTCGACCGCGACGCCGGCCAGGGGGCGGACGCGGCGCTCGAGCAGGAGTCCGAGACCATGCGGGCGCACTCCGACGACCTGCGCGACGTGCACTCCGTGGTCATCGCGAGCGAGCCGATGGACGACGACGAGGGCTGGCGCCTCCTCGACCCCGGCGAGCTCGTGCACGTCGACCCCGACGGTCATCTCACCTCCGAGGCGCCCTTCGGAGAGCTCGCCCACCCGCTGCGGATCGAGGACCTGGGGCTCTCGGCCGCGGCCTCCCAGGCCCATGACGCCGCGGCGAAGGAACGCGCCGAGCGCCGCACCGCGCTGCAGGGCGCCAGCGAGCGCGAGGCCGCCTGA
- a CDS encoding TVP38/TMEM64 family protein has product MNHTDRPDPAASAGPVPADRNLPDASSPAPSASSNAPSSSATISTSPTPSGATDATISMSPTPSDATDATISASPTPSDATDATISTPSATDTTVSTPSRTSGASSAPDLHPAPARHSAASGNHDDALTLDAPLNPDVPVDPDARPSTGTPFDDGADEDDATDEATPPRRAGVPWGSILRNASLVLVVLGMLWLALNVRLPDLSTLDERIEGYGWAGVFVFIALYAVVALTPIPITIMAVAGGMAFGVLLGTPLSLIGVTLGSWGAYGAARGLGQKTVLKMLGGHAHVVESQLVGGGFYAVCTLRLAPGIPYWPVNYGAGAFGVPHRDFLAATILASAPGQLSLVAIGAFIADPGWINGSVVVISWIVVLVLSVLAFRRWRRDTRSAAPDAGAATPRRRGLRRSVSKTG; this is encoded by the coding sequence ATGAACCACACCGACCGGCCCGATCCCGCCGCCTCCGCGGGCCCCGTCCCCGCGGACCGGAACCTCCCCGACGCCTCCTCCCCTGCGCCGTCCGCCTCGTCGAACGCCCCCTCGTCGAGCGCGACGATCTCGACGTCGCCCACCCCGTCAGGCGCCACGGACGCCACGATCTCGATGTCGCCCACCCCGTCAGATGCCACGGACGCCACGATCTCGGCGTCGCCCACCCCGTCAGACGCCACGGACGCCACGATCTCGACGCCGTCCGCCACGGACACCACGGTCTCGACGCCTTCGCGCACCTCGGGCGCCTCCTCCGCTCCCGACCTCCACCCGGCCCCCGCGCGTCACTCCGCCGCCTCAGGCAACCACGACGACGCGCTCACCCTCGACGCGCCGCTGAACCCCGACGTGCCCGTCGATCCCGACGCCCGCCCGTCGACCGGCACGCCCTTCGACGACGGGGCCGACGAGGACGACGCGACCGACGAGGCCACGCCGCCTCGACGCGCCGGCGTCCCGTGGGGCTCGATCCTGCGCAACGCCTCGCTCGTGCTCGTCGTGCTCGGGATGCTCTGGCTCGCGCTCAACGTGCGCCTGCCGGACCTCTCGACCCTCGACGAGCGGATCGAGGGCTATGGCTGGGCGGGTGTCTTCGTGTTCATCGCGCTCTATGCGGTCGTCGCCCTGACCCCGATCCCCATCACGATCATGGCGGTCGCGGGCGGCATGGCCTTCGGGGTGCTCCTGGGCACGCCGCTGTCGCTGATCGGCGTGACGCTCGGCAGCTGGGGCGCCTACGGGGCGGCCCGCGGGCTGGGTCAGAAGACGGTCCTCAAGATGCTCGGCGGCCACGCCCACGTGGTCGAGTCCCAGCTGGTCGGAGGCGGTTTCTACGCCGTCTGCACGCTCCGCCTCGCCCCGGGCATCCCCTACTGGCCCGTCAACTACGGGGCGGGCGCGTTCGGCGTGCCGCACCGGGACTTCCTCGCCGCGACGATCCTCGCCTCGGCGCCCGGCCAGCTCTCGCTCGTCGCGATCGGGGCGTTCATCGCGGATCCGGGGTGGATCAACGGCTCGGTCGTCGTGATCTCGTGGATCGTCGTGCTCGTGCTGTCGGTGCTCGCCTTCCGGCGCTGGCGTCGCGACACCCGCTCCGCGGCCCCGGACGCCGGCGCGGCGACGCCCCGTCGCCGCGGTCTCAGGCGCTCCGTCTCGAAGACTGGATGA